The following proteins are encoded in a genomic region of Brachypodium distachyon strain Bd21 chromosome 1, Brachypodium_distachyon_v3.0, whole genome shotgun sequence:
- the LOC100835050 gene encoding proteasome subunit alpha type-6: MSRGSGAGYDRHITIFSPEGRLYQVEYAFKAVKSAGVTSIGVRGKDSVCVVTQKKVPDKLLDETSVTHLFPITKYIGLLATGLTADARSLVSQARNEAAEYRKKWGYEMPVDVLAKWIADKAQIYTQHAYMRPLGVVAMVLGYDEEKNAQLFKCDPAGHFFGHKATSAGLKEQEAINFLEKKMKDSPQFTYDETVQIAISALQSVLQEDFKATEIEVGVVRKEDRVFRALTTEEIDQHLTAISERD; encoded by the exons ATGAGCCGCGGATCGGGCGCGGGGTACGACCGCCACATCACCATCTTCTCCCCCGAGGGCCGCCTCTACCAAGTCG AGTACGCGTTCAAGGCGGTCAAGTCGGCGGGGGTGACCTCTATCGGCGTGCGCGGCAAGGACTCCGTCTGCGTCGTCACCCAGAAGAAAGTGCCG GATAAGTTGCTGGATGAAACGAGTGTCACCCACTTGTTCCCGATTACCAAGTACATTGGGCTGCTTGCCACTGGCCTCACAG cTGATGCTAGGTCCTTGGTCTCCCAAGCGAGAAATGAAGCAGCGGAGTATCGTAAAAAATGGGGCTATGAGATGCCTGTTGATGTACTGGCAAAATG GATAGCAGACAAAGCACAAATATACACGCAGCATGCGTACATGAGACCCCTTGGTGTAG TTGCTATGGTCTTGGGCTATGACGAAGAGAAAAATGCTCAACTCTTCAAGTGTGACCCTGCAGGTCACTTCTTTGGACACAAG GCAACCAGTGCTGGACTCAAGGAGCAGGAAGCAATAAATTTTCTAGAGAAGAAAATGAAGGATAGCCCACAGTTCACATATGACGAAACTGTTCAG ATTGCGATTTCCGCATTGCAATCAGTTCTACAGGAAGATTTCAAGGCTACCGAGATCGAG GTCGGTGTAGTGAGGAAAGAAGATCGTGTTTTCAGGGCACTCACGACAGAGGAGATCGATCAGCACCTAACAGCCATAAGCGAGCGCGACTGA
- the LOC100828564 gene encoding UDP-glycosyltransferase TURAN isoform X1, translating into MEVEAGRKKRAAVVVLGDIGRSPRMQYHSLSLANQAGMEVDIVANGGSDPHLSLRENPSIHIHEMKSVQLPGISKISGALALLLKAAIQFIMLVWFLCFKIPCPDVFIVQNPPSVPTLAAVKLVSWIRGAKFIVDWHNFGYTLLGLSHGRSHIVVKIYFWFEKHFGQMADGAFCVTKAMQHELAQNWGIKATVLYDHSPEFFHPASLAEKHELFSRLGNTICSAMGSADCISVEKEGDDKNTTVLTSNIDGEILLKPNRPALVVSSTSWTPDEDFSILLEAALMYDRRVAATLGEEDSMDEGQLWIDIKNGKQFSYPRLLFIITGKGPDRKKYEEQVKRLKLRRVAFRTMWLASEDYPLLLGSADLGVSLHTSSSGLDLPMKVVDMFGCGLPVCAASFSCIEELVKVNINGLLFSTSSELADELMMLFKGFPEECDTLKSLKDGALSTGSSSKWSTEWETYALPLVNQVIG; encoded by the exons ATGGAGGTTGAGGCGGGAAGGAAGAAGCGCGCGGCGGTGGTTGTGCTGGGGGACATCGGGCGCAGCCCACGCATGCAGTACcactccctctccctcgccaacCAG GCTGGTATGGAAGTGGACATTGTTGCAAACGGAG GAAGTGATCCCCATCTATCATTAAGAGAGAATCCATCAATTCACATCCACGAGATG AAATCAGTGCAGTTACCAGGAATTTCAAAGATATCTGGTGCCCTAGCTTTGCTACTTAAAGCTGCCATCCAGTTTATCATGCTTGTTTGGTTCCTTTGCTTTAAGATTCCGTGCCCTGATGTCTTCATCGTTCAG AATCCACCCTCCGTTCCAACATTGGCTGCTGTAAAACTTGTAAGCTGGATAAGAGGTGCTAAATTTATTGTGGATTGGCATAACTTTGGATATACGTTGCTTGGATTGTCTCATGGCAGAAGTCATATAGTTGTCAAAATCTATTTCTG GTTTGAGAAGCACTTTGGGCAGATGGCTGATGGTGCCTTTTGTGTTACGAAAGCAATGCAGCATGAGCTTGCTCAGAATTGGGGAATCAA AGCAACAGTCCTTTACGATCATTCACCTGAATTTTTCCATCCTGCTTCCTTGGCAGAGAAACATGAA TTGTTCAGCAGGTTGGGTAATACCATTTGTAGTGCTATGGGCAGTGCTGATTGCATCTCTGTTG AAAAAGAAGGTGATGACAAGAACACTACTGTACTTACTAGTAATATTGATGGTGAAATTTTGTTGAAGCCTAATAGGCCCGCACTTGTTGTGAGCAGCACAAGCTG GACTCCTGATGAAGATTTCAGCATACTTCTGGAAGCAGCACTGATGTATGATAGACGTGTTGCTGCAACGTTAGGTGAAGAGGATTCAATGGATGAGGGGCAACTTTGGATTGACATCAAGAATGGGAAGCAATTTTCTTACCCAAGATTGCTTTTCATTATTACAG GTAAAGGACCTGACAGGAAGAAATATGAGGAGCAAGTAAAAAGGTTGAAGTTGAGACGTGTTGCCTTCCGGACTATGTGGCTTGCATCAGAGGACTATCCTCTACTGCTAG GATCGGCTGATCTAGGCGTATCATTGCATACATCCTCGTCAGGGCTTGACCTACCTATGAAG GTTGTTGATATGTTTGGATGTGGATTGCCAGTTTGTGCTGCTTCATTTTCCTG CATCGAGGAGCTTGTAAAAGTAAACATAAATGGACTTCTCTTCTCAACGTCTTCAGAGCTTGCAGATGAACTTATG ATGCTCTTTAAGGGGTTTCCTGAGGAATGTGACACCTTGAAATCCCTCAAGGATGGTGCCTTGAGTACAGGGTCATCTTCCAAATGGTCAACAGAATGGGAAACATATGCACTTCCTTTGGTGAACCAG GTCATAGGCTGA
- the LOC100828564 gene encoding UDP-glycosyltransferase TURAN isoform X2: MEVEAGRKKRAAVVVLGDIGRSPRMQYHSLSLANQAGMEVDIVANGGSDPHLSLRENPSIHIHEMKSVQLPGISKISGALALLLKAAIQFIMLVWFLCFKIPCPDVFIVQNPPSVPTLAAVKLVSWIRGAKFIVDWHNFGYTLLGLSHGRSHIVVKIYFWFEKHFGQMADGAFCVTKAMQHELAQNWGIKATVLYDHSPEFFHPASLAEKHELFSRLGNTICSAMGSADCISVGMLFSNSNQLDIFSWTPDEDFSILLEAALMYDRRVAATLGEEDSMDEGQLWIDIKNGKQFSYPRLLFIITGKGPDRKKYEEQVKRLKLRRVAFRTMWLASEDYPLLLGSADLGVSLHTSSSGLDLPMKVVDMFGCGLPVCAASFSCIEELVKVNINGLLFSTSSELADELMMLFKGFPEECDTLKSLKDGALSTGSSSKWSTEWETYALPLVNQVIG, encoded by the exons ATGGAGGTTGAGGCGGGAAGGAAGAAGCGCGCGGCGGTGGTTGTGCTGGGGGACATCGGGCGCAGCCCACGCATGCAGTACcactccctctccctcgccaacCAG GCTGGTATGGAAGTGGACATTGTTGCAAACGGAG GAAGTGATCCCCATCTATCATTAAGAGAGAATCCATCAATTCACATCCACGAGATG AAATCAGTGCAGTTACCAGGAATTTCAAAGATATCTGGTGCCCTAGCTTTGCTACTTAAAGCTGCCATCCAGTTTATCATGCTTGTTTGGTTCCTTTGCTTTAAGATTCCGTGCCCTGATGTCTTCATCGTTCAG AATCCACCCTCCGTTCCAACATTGGCTGCTGTAAAACTTGTAAGCTGGATAAGAGGTGCTAAATTTATTGTGGATTGGCATAACTTTGGATATACGTTGCTTGGATTGTCTCATGGCAGAAGTCATATAGTTGTCAAAATCTATTTCTG GTTTGAGAAGCACTTTGGGCAGATGGCTGATGGTGCCTTTTGTGTTACGAAAGCAATGCAGCATGAGCTTGCTCAGAATTGGGGAATCAA AGCAACAGTCCTTTACGATCATTCACCTGAATTTTTCCATCCTGCTTCCTTGGCAGAGAAACATGAA TTGTTCAGCAGGTTGGGTAATACCATTTGTAGTGCTATGGGCAGTGCTGATTGCATCTCTGTTGGTATGCTGTTCTCTAACTCCAATCAATTGGATATTTTTTCATG GACTCCTGATGAAGATTTCAGCATACTTCTGGAAGCAGCACTGATGTATGATAGACGTGTTGCTGCAACGTTAGGTGAAGAGGATTCAATGGATGAGGGGCAACTTTGGATTGACATCAAGAATGGGAAGCAATTTTCTTACCCAAGATTGCTTTTCATTATTACAG GTAAAGGACCTGACAGGAAGAAATATGAGGAGCAAGTAAAAAGGTTGAAGTTGAGACGTGTTGCCTTCCGGACTATGTGGCTTGCATCAGAGGACTATCCTCTACTGCTAG GATCGGCTGATCTAGGCGTATCATTGCATACATCCTCGTCAGGGCTTGACCTACCTATGAAG GTTGTTGATATGTTTGGATGTGGATTGCCAGTTTGTGCTGCTTCATTTTCCTG CATCGAGGAGCTTGTAAAAGTAAACATAAATGGACTTCTCTTCTCAACGTCTTCAGAGCTTGCAGATGAACTTATG ATGCTCTTTAAGGGGTTTCCTGAGGAATGTGACACCTTGAAATCCCTCAAGGATGGTGCCTTGAGTACAGGGTCATCTTCCAAATGGTCAACAGAATGGGAAACATATGCACTTCCTTTGGTGAACCAG GTCATAGGCTGA
- the LOC100828564 gene encoding UDP-glycosyltransferase TURAN isoform X3, with protein sequence MEVEAGRKKRAAVVVLGDIGRSPRMQYHSLSLANQAGMEVDIVANGGSDPHLSLRENPSIHIHEMNPPSVPTLAAVKLVSWIRGAKFIVDWHNFGYTLLGLSHGRSHIVVKIYFWFEKHFGQMADGAFCVTKAMQHELAQNWGIKATVLYDHSPEFFHPASLAEKHELFSRLGNTICSAMGSADCISVEKEGDDKNTTVLTSNIDGEILLKPNRPALVVSSTSWTPDEDFSILLEAALMYDRRVAATLGEEDSMDEGQLWIDIKNGKQFSYPRLLFIITGKGPDRKKYEEQVKRLKLRRVAFRTMWLASEDYPLLLGSADLGVSLHTSSSGLDLPMKVVDMFGCGLPVCAASFSCIEELVKVNINGLLFSTSSELADELMMLFKGFPEECDTLKSLKDGALSTGSSSKWSTEWETYALPLVNQVIG encoded by the exons ATGGAGGTTGAGGCGGGAAGGAAGAAGCGCGCGGCGGTGGTTGTGCTGGGGGACATCGGGCGCAGCCCACGCATGCAGTACcactccctctccctcgccaacCAG GCTGGTATGGAAGTGGACATTGTTGCAAACGGAG GAAGTGATCCCCATCTATCATTAAGAGAGAATCCATCAATTCACATCCACGAGATG AATCCACCCTCCGTTCCAACATTGGCTGCTGTAAAACTTGTAAGCTGGATAAGAGGTGCTAAATTTATTGTGGATTGGCATAACTTTGGATATACGTTGCTTGGATTGTCTCATGGCAGAAGTCATATAGTTGTCAAAATCTATTTCTG GTTTGAGAAGCACTTTGGGCAGATGGCTGATGGTGCCTTTTGTGTTACGAAAGCAATGCAGCATGAGCTTGCTCAGAATTGGGGAATCAA AGCAACAGTCCTTTACGATCATTCACCTGAATTTTTCCATCCTGCTTCCTTGGCAGAGAAACATGAA TTGTTCAGCAGGTTGGGTAATACCATTTGTAGTGCTATGGGCAGTGCTGATTGCATCTCTGTTG AAAAAGAAGGTGATGACAAGAACACTACTGTACTTACTAGTAATATTGATGGTGAAATTTTGTTGAAGCCTAATAGGCCCGCACTTGTTGTGAGCAGCACAAGCTG GACTCCTGATGAAGATTTCAGCATACTTCTGGAAGCAGCACTGATGTATGATAGACGTGTTGCTGCAACGTTAGGTGAAGAGGATTCAATGGATGAGGGGCAACTTTGGATTGACATCAAGAATGGGAAGCAATTTTCTTACCCAAGATTGCTTTTCATTATTACAG GTAAAGGACCTGACAGGAAGAAATATGAGGAGCAAGTAAAAAGGTTGAAGTTGAGACGTGTTGCCTTCCGGACTATGTGGCTTGCATCAGAGGACTATCCTCTACTGCTAG GATCGGCTGATCTAGGCGTATCATTGCATACATCCTCGTCAGGGCTTGACCTACCTATGAAG GTTGTTGATATGTTTGGATGTGGATTGCCAGTTTGTGCTGCTTCATTTTCCTG CATCGAGGAGCTTGTAAAAGTAAACATAAATGGACTTCTCTTCTCAACGTCTTCAGAGCTTGCAGATGAACTTATG ATGCTCTTTAAGGGGTTTCCTGAGGAATGTGACACCTTGAAATCCCTCAAGGATGGTGCCTTGAGTACAGGGTCATCTTCCAAATGGTCAACAGAATGGGAAACATATGCACTTCCTTTGGTGAACCAG GTCATAGGCTGA
- the LOC112270038 gene encoding uncharacterized protein LOC112270038 isoform X1 has product MRVLNWMQNRLHGARCSNKNSEFSTGSNQPAADTSVLTGPHRDDDDDLHDRWAPVMLSIGTFGVGEGRDALKKLQQELTLIMSAKAEEREEDKRRHHLLLERSLNGDGRIVKHRSFRKLVTSVVRGFLPRPRLRGTMPGSRPIQIPLPLLYMDILLENSASSDMKIKNYQTAVQFHSSRDAEKEQEIKWIRTDSEYIVLEI; this is encoded by the exons ATGAGG GTTCTGAACTGGATGCAGAACAGGCTTCATGGGGCGCGCTGCAGCAACAAGAATTCAGAGTTCAGCACAGGCTCCAATCAAC CAGCTGCTGACACTTCCGTTCTAACCGGACCTCATcgtgacgacgacgacgacctccaTGACCGCTGGGCCCCGGTGATGCTGTCGATTGGGACGTTTGGTGTAGGCGAGGGTCGGGATGCGCTCAAGAAGCTGCAACAGGAGCTCACGTTGATCATGAGTGCCAAGGCGGAGGAACGCGAGGAGGACAAGAGGCGTCATCACCTGTTGCTGGAGAGGTCCTTGAATGGAGATGGAAGGATAGTCAAGCACAGGTCGTTCAGGAAACTTGTAACCAGTGTAGTCCGTGGCTTCCTGCCCAGACCAAGGCTCAGGGGAACGATGCCTGGATCCAGACCTATTCAG ATCCCCTTGCCATTGCTCTACATGGACATACTCCTCGAGAACTCGGCATCGTCAGATATGAAGATCAAGAACTACCAAACAGCCGTGCAATTTCACAGCAGCAGAGATGCGGAGAAGGAACAAGAGATCAAATGGATCAGAACAGATTCAGAGT ACATCGTGCTAGAGATCTGA
- the LOC112270038 gene encoding uncharacterized protein LOC112270038 isoform X2, with protein sequence MRVLNWMQNRLHGARCSNKNSEFSTGSNQPADTSVLTGPHRDDDDDLHDRWAPVMLSIGTFGVGEGRDALKKLQQELTLIMSAKAEEREEDKRRHHLLLERSLNGDGRIVKHRSFRKLVTSVVRGFLPRPRLRGTMPGSRPIQIPLPLLYMDILLENSASSDMKIKNYQTAVQFHSSRDAEKEQEIKWIRTDSEYIVLEI encoded by the exons ATGAGG GTTCTGAACTGGATGCAGAACAGGCTTCATGGGGCGCGCTGCAGCAACAAGAATTCAGAGTTCAGCACAGGCTCCAATCAAC CTGCTGACACTTCCGTTCTAACCGGACCTCATcgtgacgacgacgacgacctccaTGACCGCTGGGCCCCGGTGATGCTGTCGATTGGGACGTTTGGTGTAGGCGAGGGTCGGGATGCGCTCAAGAAGCTGCAACAGGAGCTCACGTTGATCATGAGTGCCAAGGCGGAGGAACGCGAGGAGGACAAGAGGCGTCATCACCTGTTGCTGGAGAGGTCCTTGAATGGAGATGGAAGGATAGTCAAGCACAGGTCGTTCAGGAAACTTGTAACCAGTGTAGTCCGTGGCTTCCTGCCCAGACCAAGGCTCAGGGGAACGATGCCTGGATCCAGACCTATTCAG ATCCCCTTGCCATTGCTCTACATGGACATACTCCTCGAGAACTCGGCATCGTCAGATATGAAGATCAAGAACTACCAAACAGCCGTGCAATTTCACAGCAGCAGAGATGCGGAGAAGGAACAAGAGATCAAATGGATCAGAACAGATTCAGAGT ACATCGTGCTAGAGATCTGA
- the LOC100834743 gene encoding protein TIFY 11a: protein MNRSPTAGLSKGRPCCFLDPSPSKPPSSSFDSQLMPPMATTTPMSSSTAADSAARRFAVACGVLSQYVKAATPMPMPMPMPASGARVQQELGPALADGAQQLTIFYGGRVVVIDGCTPARAAELIRYAAAVAAPAPAPAPVDMPIARKASLQRFLSKRKDRGAAVAVAAAVVPPYGLLEEEAVEPPFPPAKKGKAGAASSWLALGSLGDMHAQ from the coding sequence ATGAATCGATCGCCCACAGCTGGCTTGAGCAAAGGGCGCCCCTGCTGCTTCCTTGATCCATCGCCATCGAAACCTCCCTCCTCGTCCTTCGACTCCCAGCTGATGCCACCGATGGCGACCACGACACCGATgtcgtcgtcgacggcggcagactccgccgcgcgccgcttcGCCGTGGCGTGCGGCGTGCTCAGCCAGTACGTCAAGGCCGCcacgccgatgccgatgccgatgccgatgccggcgtCCGGCGCGCGCGTCCAGCAGGAGCTCGGCCCGGCACTGGCGGACGGGGCGCAGCAGCTGACGATCTTCTACGGGGGGAGGGTGGTGGTGATCGACGGCTGCACGCCGGCCAGGGCCGCCGAGCTGATCCGgtacgcggcggcggtggccgcgcccgcgcccgcgccggcacCGGTGGACATGCCGATCGCGAGGAAGGCGTCCTTGCAGCGGTTCCTCTCGAAGCGCAAGGACAggggcgccgccgtcgccgtcgcagCCGCAGTTGTCCCGCCCTACGGCCttttggaggaggaggcggtggagccGCCCTTTCCGCCGGCGAAAAAAGGCAAGGCGGGAGCAGCTTCGTCCTGGCTGGCCCTGGGTAGCTTAGGAGACATGCACGCGCAGTGA